From a region of the uncultured Desulfatiglans sp. genome:
- a CDS encoding Ribonucleoside-diphosphate reductase, with protein MGEKGKFLVTEDGSLDLAAYRLDDHRFSDLLVKANPIDATRALAVSRFLREELIKLEIQTITIPMIEKMIEAKLIEFGLAKPSPVHIDKSLFVKDSICLSQNARTVLERRYLRKDEEGRLLETPEEMFRRVAHHIALAEERYGDGAKVAEMEEIFYDMMTEFKFLPNSPTLMNAGRRLGQLAACFVLPIEDSMEGIFDALKNAAMIHKSGGGTGFSFSRLRPKNSRVGTTGGVASGPVSFMKIFNTATEQVKQGGTRRGANMAILRVDHPDILEFITSKKENKDLNNFNISVAVTDVFMEALRKGERYDLIDPREQRPVGSLDAQEVYHALVKQAWENGDPGIIFLDRINRDNPTPSLGEIESTNPCGEQPLLPMEACNLGSINLAKFVIEKGGKPAIDYEGLSVLIRDSVRFLDNTIDMSKYPLPEIDRMVKGNRKIGLGLMGFADMLFMLGIPYNSEEAIETAERLMAFFQKKSREVSHALAGERGVFENFDKSVYHGKKGATYRNATTTTIAPTGTLSIIAGCSSGIEPLFALSFIRRVMDNDELLEVNPCFEGAARQHGFYSRELMDAIARKGSIQGMNEIPEDVRRVFVTAHDITPEWHVRMQAAFQKHTDNAVSKTVNLPRDATVEDVRDVYDLAYELGCKGVTIYRDGSKEHQVLSVAHEEKRTEGFMTAVKERPETLEGFTTKMVTGLGTLYVTVTEYEGRPFEVFATIGKSGRSTTAKTEAIGRLVSLALRSGVKVDKIVEQLKGIGGEHPVFQKDGLVLSIPDAISRVLEKRYLQGKNARKNGGYANSLMGETCPECGQVISFEEGCMTCHFCGFTKCG; from the coding sequence ATGGGAGAGAAGGGAAAATTCCTGGTAACAGAGGACGGCAGCCTGGATTTGGCCGCCTACAGACTGGATGATCATCGTTTCTCGGATCTGCTCGTCAAGGCGAATCCCATCGACGCGACCCGCGCCCTGGCTGTCAGCCGCTTTTTGCGTGAGGAACTGATCAAGTTGGAGATCCAGACCATCACCATCCCCATGATCGAGAAGATGATCGAAGCCAAATTGATCGAATTCGGCCTCGCCAAACCCTCCCCCGTTCACATCGACAAATCGCTTTTCGTAAAGGATTCCATCTGCCTCTCCCAAAACGCCCGCACCGTGCTCGAAAGGCGCTACCTGAGAAAGGACGAAGAGGGCAGGCTCCTCGAAACCCCCGAGGAGATGTTCCGGAGGGTGGCCCACCACATCGCGCTTGCCGAAGAACGGTACGGCGACGGAGCCAAGGTGGCCGAGATGGAGGAAATCTTTTACGACATGATGACGGAGTTCAAATTTCTTCCCAACTCCCCCACCCTCATGAATGCCGGGAGAAGACTCGGGCAGCTTGCTGCCTGCTTCGTGCTGCCGATCGAAGACAGCATGGAGGGTATCTTCGACGCCCTCAAAAACGCCGCGATGATCCATAAATCCGGAGGCGGCACGGGCTTTTCGTTCTCGCGGCTGCGGCCCAAGAACAGCCGTGTGGGGACCACGGGCGGTGTCGCCTCAGGACCGGTCTCTTTTATGAAGATCTTCAACACCGCCACGGAACAGGTCAAGCAGGGGGGCACCCGGCGCGGCGCCAATATGGCCATCCTGCGCGTCGACCATCCCGACATCCTGGAATTCATCACCAGCAAGAAAGAAAACAAGGACCTGAACAACTTCAACATATCCGTCGCCGTCACGGATGTCTTCATGGAGGCCCTTCGGAAGGGCGAGCGTTACGATCTCATCGACCCGAGAGAGCAAAGGCCGGTCGGAAGCCTGGACGCTCAGGAGGTCTATCATGCCCTCGTCAAGCAGGCATGGGAAAACGGGGACCCCGGCATCATCTTCCTCGACCGGATCAACCGGGACAACCCGACGCCTTCGCTGGGCGAAATCGAGAGCACAAACCCCTGCGGAGAGCAGCCGCTTCTGCCGATGGAGGCCTGCAATCTCGGCTCCATCAACCTCGCGAAATTCGTCATCGAAAAGGGCGGAAAGCCGGCGATCGACTACGAGGGTCTGAGCGTCCTGATCCGCGACAGCGTGCGCTTTCTCGACAACACCATCGACATGTCCAAGTACCCGCTGCCCGAAATCGACCGCATGGTCAAGGGCAACCGCAAGATCGGCCTGGGTCTGATGGGCTTCGCCGACATGCTTTTCATGCTCGGCATCCCTTATAACAGCGAAGAGGCCATCGAGACAGCCGAGCGGCTCATGGCCTTCTTTCAGAAAAAATCCCGCGAGGTCTCCCACGCGCTCGCCGGAGAGCGCGGCGTGTTCGAAAATTTCGACAAGAGCGTCTACCACGGCAAGAAGGGGGCGACCTATCGCAACGCCACCACCACGACCATTGCTCCCACCGGGACGCTCAGCATCATCGCAGGGTGTTCGAGCGGCATCGAGCCCCTTTTCGCCCTGAGTTTCATCCGGCGGGTCATGGACAACGACGAACTGCTGGAGGTCAATCCCTGCTTCGAAGGCGCCGCCCGACAGCACGGCTTCTACAGCCGGGAGCTGATGGACGCGATCGCCAGGAAGGGGTCCATCCAGGGCATGAATGAGATCCCCGAAGACGTGCGGCGGGTCTTTGTCACCGCTCATGACATCACGCCCGAGTGGCATGTCCGTATGCAGGCCGCCTTTCAGAAGCACACCGACAACGCTGTGTCCAAGACCGTCAATCTGCCGCGGGACGCCACCGTGGAAGATGTCCGGGATGTGTACGATCTGGCCTACGAACTGGGCTGCAAAGGGGTCACGATCTATCGCGACGGCAGCAAGGAGCATCAGGTCCTTTCGGTGGCGCACGAGGAAAAGCGCACCGAAGGCTTCATGACGGCCGTCAAGGAGCGGCCGGAAACCCTCGAGGGTTTCACCACCAAGATGGTGACCGGCCTCGGGACCCTTTATGTTACAGTTACGGAATATGAGGGCAGGCCCTTTGAGGTCTTTGCGACCATAGGTAAATCCGGCAGGTCCACCACAGCCAAGACCGAAGCCATCGGGCGTCTCGTATCCCTGGCCCTCCGGTCAGGGGTCAAGGTCGACAAAATCGTCGAGCAGCTGAAAGGGATCGGAGGGGAGCACCCGGTCTTCCAAAAAGACGGGCTGGTGCTTTCCATTCCGGATGCGATCAGCCGCGTACTGGAAAAACGATATCTCCAAGGCAAAAACGCCAGGAAAAACGGGGGATATGCAAACAGCCTCATGGGCGAGACCTGCCCGGAGTGTGGTCAGGTGATCAGTTTCGAGGAAGGCTGCATGACCTGCCACTTCTGTGGATTCACGAAATGCGGCTGA
- a CDS encoding hypothetical protein (Evidence 5 : Unknown function): protein MSLQRLFCFHPEMVFFAHLGVHLHVCLCGDHQVASAQTLDFLDMGKKSSFPDRKLGCTGKSFPVCFHQESGFFARREAVGMTAQRL, encoded by the coding sequence GTGTCCCTCCAACGATTATTTTGTTTCCATCCGGAAATGGTCTTTTTTGCCCATCTCGGCGTCCATCTGCACGTTTGCTTGTGCGGCGACCACCAGGTCGCCTCCGCGCAAACGCTTGATTTCCTGGATATGGGCAAAAAATCCTCATTTCCGGACCGGAAACTGGGTTGTACCGGGAAATCATTTCCTGTTTGTTTCCATCAGGAAAGTGGATTTTTTGCCCGCCGCGAAGCGGTGGGAATGACCGCGCAACGCTTGTGA
- a CDS encoding conserved hypothetical protein (Evidence 4 : Unknown function but conserved in other organisms), with translation MLLKIVSGGQTGVDRAALDVAIEWDIPHGGWVPKGRKAEDGVIPMHYQVREMPTDCYADRTEQNVRDSDGTLILSRGDLEGGSRLTLDLALRHERPVLHVDLARQNAFQTAQAIQAFIRRHGIRTLNVAGPRASKDPEIYDLACKVLKAALYLELVESAGAGPRADGPASVEEAVERLAADLSLKDRIEIAHMSEKGLSGLDDTLGEYIRERFGLRSGNLALLEACRRMAGSDVLLEEDASALIIRRLWGHLKETHRLRVIK, from the coding sequence ATGCTCTTGAAGATTGTATCAGGTGGGCAGACGGGTGTCGACCGCGCCGCCCTGGATGTCGCCATCGAGTGGGACATTCCTCACGGAGGGTGGGTTCCGAAGGGGCGCAAGGCCGAGGACGGTGTCATCCCGATGCACTATCAGGTTCGTGAGATGCCTACCGACTGCTATGCCGATCGAACCGAGCAGAACGTAAGGGATTCGGACGGGACGCTGATCCTGTCCCGGGGGGATCTCGAGGGCGGGTCCAGGTTGACCTTGGACCTGGCGCTACGCCACGAGCGCCCGGTCTTGCATGTCGATCTTGCCAGGCAAAACGCCTTTCAGACCGCTCAGGCGATTCAGGCCTTCATAAGGCGGCACGGCATTCGAACGTTGAATGTCGCAGGGCCAAGGGCGAGTAAGGATCCCGAGATCTACGACCTGGCGTGCAAGGTTCTCAAGGCCGCCTTGTATCTCGAACTGGTCGAGAGCGCCGGAGCGGGGCCCCGGGCAGACGGTCCCGCCTCGGTGGAGGAGGCGGTAGAACGGCTTGCGGCGGATCTTTCCCTGAAGGACAGGATCGAGATCGCTCACATGTCGGAGAAGGGGCTCAGCGGGCTCGATGATACGCTGGGGGAGTATATCCGTGAGCGGTTCGGCCTGCGTTCCGGGAATCTGGCCTTGCTCGAAGCATGCCGCCGCATGGCCGGGAGTGACGTCCTGCTCGAGGAAGACGCTTCGGCGTTGATTATTCGCCGTTTGTGGGGTCATCTCAAAGAGACCCATCGGCTGAGAGTCATAAAATAG
- a CDS encoding Peptidase, M48 family, with product MNPYLAFVLVVLIGSCCLDLLVERLNLKSLEASLPEEFAAYYDEDGYRRSQAYLRANARLEMVSEPLLTVLIIGFILFGGFNQVDALARSFGVGPIWTGLIFAGLLLLARELVDIPLSAYQTFVIEETFGFNRTIVRIFFQDLLKGWALAILIGGPVFASVLWFFDHAGAWAWIWCWGVVTAFQLLLLFVAPVLILPLFNRFEPLPEGPLRNAILDYAKSQQFKLKGVFTMDASRRSTKSNAFFVGFGRYKRVVLFDTLISRLNEEEIVAILAHEIGHHQQHHTLKTLLLSIFTTGLMLALLSLFIGNQRLFEAFRMEQTSTYAAFFFFGLLYTPLSMLLGIVGNILSRRFEFAADAFAVKTSTRPLALIEALKKLTVENLSNLTPHPLKVFLDYSHPPVLDRVRAIRETVHAPIGTPGVSLP from the coding sequence ATGAACCCGTATCTCGCCTTTGTACTCGTCGTCCTGATCGGGTCCTGCTGTCTCGACCTGCTGGTCGAGCGGCTCAACCTGAAAAGCCTCGAGGCGAGTCTTCCGGAGGAATTCGCCGCTTACTACGATGAGGACGGATACCGGCGGTCGCAGGCCTACCTGAGGGCCAACGCCCGGCTCGAGATGGTTTCGGAGCCTCTTTTGACGGTGTTGATCATCGGGTTCATCCTTTTCGGCGGATTCAATCAGGTGGATGCGCTGGCGCGGTCTTTCGGGGTCGGTCCGATCTGGACCGGGTTGATTTTTGCGGGATTGCTGCTTCTGGCGCGCGAACTGGTGGACATTCCGCTATCCGCCTACCAGACCTTCGTCATCGAGGAAACGTTCGGCTTCAACCGAACGATCGTGCGAATCTTTTTTCAGGACCTCTTGAAAGGCTGGGCCCTGGCCATTCTGATCGGCGGTCCGGTCTTCGCTTCGGTCCTTTGGTTCTTCGATCATGCAGGGGCCTGGGCCTGGATCTGGTGCTGGGGGGTCGTCACCGCTTTTCAACTGCTCCTGCTCTTTGTCGCACCGGTCCTCATCCTGCCCCTCTTCAACCGCTTCGAACCCCTTCCTGAAGGCCCTTTGCGCAACGCCATCCTCGATTACGCCAAATCTCAACAGTTCAAGCTCAAAGGCGTGTTCACCATGGACGCCTCGCGGCGCTCCACCAAATCGAATGCATTTTTTGTCGGCTTCGGCCGTTATAAACGCGTCGTCCTCTTCGACACCCTGATTTCACGGCTCAACGAGGAGGAGATCGTAGCCATTCTGGCTCATGAAATCGGGCATCACCAGCAGCATCACACCCTGAAAACCCTGCTGTTGTCCATCTTCACCACGGGCCTGATGCTGGCCCTCCTCTCCCTGTTCATCGGGAATCAGCGGCTTTTCGAGGCGTTCCGCATGGAGCAGACCTCCACCTATGCGGCATTCTTCTTCTTCGGCCTTCTGTACACCCCCCTCAGCATGCTGCTCGGGATCGTCGGGAACATCCTTTCCCGCCGATTCGAGTTCGCCGCGGACGCCTTCGCCGTGAAGACCTCCACCAGACCCCTCGCCCTCATCGAGGCCCTGAAGAAATTGACGGTGGAAAACCTTTCAAACCTGACCCCCCACCCCCTCAAGGTATTCCTCGACTACAGCCACCCGCCGGTTCTCGACCGCGTCCGGGCGATCCGTGAGACGGTCCATGCTCCGATCGGCACACCCGGGGTCAGTCTTCCCTGA
- a CDS encoding hypothetical protein (Evidence 5 : Unknown function) — MTEERIRAIEEGKAFPYPVPVNEGTVMGLWDIGLVMMTQKFRLKDDELAAYKEGFGRYSYLERLDPIPLALWVFEFPEPLGKIDALFNARLARPEWLDSYLDTSAGGIMNALYMFLVEGKIYRAGKLVGLDPEAVEMFHATIARQMAAEYTLETFKQAAEGLFRQSASELFEEGRVFQFRED; from the coding sequence ATGACTGAAGAACGGATCCGCGCAATCGAAGAGGGCAAGGCCTTTCCCTATCCCGTACCTGTGAACGAAGGGACCGTGATGGGTCTGTGGGATATCGGGCTGGTGATGATGACCCAGAAATTCAGGCTGAAGGATGACGAGCTGGCTGCCTATAAAGAAGGCTTCGGGAGATACAGCTATCTCGAAAGGCTGGATCCGATCCCCTTGGCATTGTGGGTTTTCGAATTTCCCGAACCCCTGGGAAAGATCGATGCGCTTTTCAACGCGAGGCTCGCCCGGCCCGAGTGGCTCGATTCCTATCTGGACACCTCTGCCGGAGGGATCATGAATGCCCTCTATATGTTCCTGGTGGAGGGGAAGATCTACCGGGCGGGCAAATTGGTGGGGCTCGACCCGGAGGCCGTCGAGATGTTTCACGCTACGATTGCCAGGCAGATGGCGGCGGAATACACGCTGGAGACCTTCAAACAGGCCGCCGAGGGCCTTTTCAGGCAAAGCGCGTCGGAGCTTTTCGAAGAAGGCAGGGTCTTTCAGTTCAGGGAAGACTGA